A stretch of Gorilla gorilla gorilla isolate KB3781 chromosome 9, NHGRI_mGorGor1-v2.1_pri, whole genome shotgun sequence DNA encodes these proteins:
- the PHLDB1 gene encoding pleckstrin homology-like domain family B member 1 isoform X16 yields MCAWRAKAAAERTPARPGGPLATAMHRLGRGRGRPPGTQELWSLRTMDAVNRNQTGPGCKTQTVVQKGPLDLIETGKGLKVQTDKPHLVSLGSGRLSTAITLLPLEEGRTVIGSAARDISLQGPGLAPEHCYIENLRGTLTLYPCGNACTIDGLPVRQPTRLTQGCMLCLGQSTFLRFNHPAEAKWMKSMIPTGGRAPGPPYSPVPAESESLVNGNHTPQTATRGPSACASHSSLVSSIEKDLQEIMDSLVLEEPGAAGKKPAATSPLSPMANGGRYLLSPPTSPGAMSVGSSYENTSPAFSPLSSPASSGSCASHSPSGQEPGPSVPPLVPARSSSYHLALQPPQSRPSGARSESPRLSRKGGHERPPSPGLRGLLTDSPAATVLAEARRATESPRLGGQLPVVAISLSEYPASGALSQPTSIPGSPKFQPPVPAPRNKIGTLQDRPPSPFREPPGSERVLTTSPSRQLVGRTFSDGLATRTLQPPESPRLGRRGLDSMRELPPLSPSLSRRALSPLPTRTTPDPKLNREVAESPRPRRWAAHGASPEDFSLTLGARGRRTRSPSPTLGESLAPRKGSFSGRLSPAYSLGSLTGASPCQSPCVQRKLSSGDLRVPVTRERKNSITEISDNEDDLLEYHRRQRQERLREQEMERLERQRLETILNLCAEYSRADGGPEAGELPSIGEATAALALAGRRPSRGLAGASGRSSEEPGVATQRLWESMERSDEENLKEECSSTESTQQEHEDAPSTKLQGEVLALEEERAQVLGRVEQLKVRVKELEQQLQESAREAEMERALLQGEREAERALLQKEQKAVDQLQEKLVALETGIQKERDKERAELAAGRRHLEARQALYAELQTQLDNCPESVREQLQEQLRREAEALETETKLFEDLEFQQLERESRVEEERELAGQGLLRSKAELLRSIAKRKERLAVLDSQAGQIRAQAVQESERLARDKNASLQLLQKEKEKLTVLERRYHSLTGGRPFPKTTSTLKEVYRTKMDGEATSPLPRTRSGPLPSSSGSSSSSSQLSVATLGRSPSPKSALLTQNGTGSLPRNLAATLQDIETKRQLALQQKVESLPAEPLPTDDPAGQQVIEEQRRRLAELKQKAAAEAQCQWDALHGAAPFPAGPSGFPPLMHHSILHHLPAGRERGEEGEHAYDTLSLESSDSMETSISTGGNSACSPDNMSSASGLDMGKIEEMEKMLKEAHAEKNRLMESREREMELRRQALEEERRRREQVERRLQSESARRQQLVEKEVKMREKQFSQARPLTRYLPIRKEDFDLKTHIESSGHGVDTCLHVVLSSKVCRGYLVKMGGKIKSWKKRWFVFDRLKRTLSYYVDKHETKLKGVIYFQAIEEVYYDHLRSAAKKRFFRFTMVTESPNPALTFCVKTHDRLYYMVAPSAEAMRIWMDVIVTGAEGYTQFMN; encoded by the exons GGAGGACGGTGATTGGCTCTGCAGCCAGAGACATCTCACTACAGGGCCCAGGCCTGGCTCCAGAGCACTGCTACATCGAGAACCTGCGGGGCACCCTCACCCTCTACCCCTGTGGCAATGCCTGCACTATTGATGGGCTCCCTGTCCGGCAGCCCACCCGGCTCACTCAGG GCTGCATGTTGTGCCTGGGTCAGTCCACCTTCCTTCGCTTTAACCACCCGGCTGAAGCCAAGTGGATGAAAAGCATGATTCCAACAGGGGGCCGAGCCCCTGGGCCCCCCTACAGCCCTGTTCCTG CAGAATCAGAAAGTCTGGTAAATGGGAACCACACCCCACAGACTGCAACACGGGGACCCTCTGCCTGTGCCAGCCACAGTTCCCTGGTGAGCTCTATTGAGAAGGACCTGCAAGAGATCATGGACTCACTGGTGCTAGAGGAGCCTGGAGCTGCTGGCAAGAAGCCTGCCGCAACCTCTCCACTGTCGCCGATGGCTAACGGTGGGCGCTACCTGCTGTCTCCCCCAACCAGCCCCGGCGCCATGTCTGTGGGCTCCAGCTATGAGAACACCTCTCCAGCCTTCTCTCCACTCTCTTCACCAGCCAGCAGTGGAAGCTGTGCCAGTCACTCACCCAGTGGGCAAGAGCCAGGACCTTCTGTGCCCCCGCTGGTACCTGCCCGTTCCTCCAGCTACCATCTGGCCCTACAGCCCCCACAGTCCCGCCCAAGTGGTGCTCGCTCCGAGAGTCCTCGGCTGAGCAGGAAAGGGGGCCATGAGAGGcctcccagccctggcctccGGGGTCTGCTGACAGACAGCCCTGCAGCTACTGTCTTGGCGGAGGCCCGGAGAGCCACTGAGAGCCCCCGGCTGGGTGGGCAGCTGCCTGTGGTGGCCATCAGCCTGAGTGAATACCCAGCTTCTGGTGCTCTCAGTCAACCCACCAGCATTCCTGGCAGCCCCAAGTTTCAGCCTCCAGTCCCTGCTCCCCGAAACAAGATTGGCACACTCCAGGACCGCCCTCCCAGCCCTTTCCGTGAGCCTCCAGGCAGTGAGCGGGTGCTAACAACCAGCCCCTCACGCCAACTGGTGGGCCGAACATTTTCAGATGGGTTAGCCACCCGTACCCTGCAGCCTCCTGAGAGTCCCCGCCTGGGCCGGCGGGGCCTGGACAGTATGCGAGAACTACCCCCCTTAAGTCCGTCTCTGTCCCGGCGAGCTCTCTCCCCCCTGCCCACCCGGACCACCCCAGATCCCAAGCTAAACAGGGAAGTGGCAGAGAGTCCTCGGCCCCGGCGCTGGGCAGCCCATGGGGCTTCACCAGAGGACTTCTCCCTGACGCTGGGGGCACGGGGCCGTAGGACACGGAGCCCCTCACCCACACTGGGTGAGTCTCTGGCACCCCGCAAGGGCAGCTTCAGTGGCAGGCTGAGCCCAGCCTACAGTCTGGGCTCTCTTACTGGGGCTTCACCCTGCCAGAGTCCCTGTGTCCAGAGGAAGCTCTCCAGCGGGGACTTGCGGGTGCCTGTCACAAGGGAGCGGAAAAATAGCATCACAGAGATCAGTGACAATGAGGACGACCTCCTGGAGTACCACCGGCGACAGCGCCAAGAGCGGCTCCGGGAGCAGGAGATGGAGAGGCTG GAACGCCAGCGCCTGGAGACCATCCTGAACCTGTGTGCCGAATACAGCCGGGCTGATGGGGGACCTGAGGCTGGGGAGCTTCCCAGCATTGGGGAGGCCACCGCAGCATTGGCACTGGCAGGCAGGAGGCCCTCACGAGGCCTTGCAGGGGCCTCTGGGCGGAGCAGCGAGGAGCCTGGAGTTGCCACCCAACGCCTATGGGAGAGTATGGAGCGCTCAGATGAGGAAAATCTCAAGGAGGAGTGCAGCAGCACTGAGAGCACCCAGCAGGAG CACGAAGATGCACCTAGCACCAAGCTCCAGGGAGAGGTGCTAGCCTTGGAAGAAGAGCGGGCTCAGGTGCTGGGGCGCGTGGAGCAGCTCAAGGTCCGTGTGAAGGAGCTAGAGCAGCAGCTGCAGGAGTCAGCCCGAGAG GCCGAAATGGAGCGGGCACTgctgcagggagagagggaggcagagcgGGCACTGCTGCAGAAGGAGCAGAAGGCAGTGGATCAGCTGCAGGAGAAGCTGGTGGCCTTGGAGACAGGCATCCAGAAGGAGAGGGACAAG GAGAGGGCGGAGCTGGCCGCGGGACGGAGGCACCTGGAGGCCCGCCAGGCGCTCTACGCCGAGCTCCAGACGCAGCTCGATAACTGCCCCGAGTCAGTGCGGGAACAGTTACAGGAGCAGCTAAGAAGG GAGGCAGAGGCCTTGGAGACTGAGACAAAGCTCTTTGAGGACTTGGAGTTCCAGCAGTTGGAGCGGGAGAGCCGCGTGGAGGAGGAGCGCGAGCTGGCCGGCCAGGGGCTGCTCCGGAGCAAGGCTGAGCTGCTCCGCAGCATCGCCAAGAGGAAG GAGCGCCTGGCCGTCCTGGACAGTCAGGCTGGGCAGATCCGGGCTCAGGCCGTGCAGGAGTCAGAACGCCTGGCCCGGGACAAGAATGCCTCCTTACAGCTGCTGCAAAAG GAGAAGGAGAAGCTGACTGTGCTGGAAAGGAGATACCACTCACTCACAGGGGGCAGGCCTTTCCCGAAGACCACATCGACCCTCAAAGAG GTTTACCGCACCAAGATGGATGGCGAGGCCACCAGCCCCCTTCCCCGGACCCGCAGcggccccctcccctcctcctctggctcttcctcctcctcctcccagctcaGCGTGGCTACCCTGGGGCGTAGCCCCTCCCCAAAG AGCGCTCTACTCACCCAGAATGGCACGGGCAGCCTTCCTCGCAACCTGGCAGCCACACTGCAGGACATCGAGACCAAGCGCCAACTAGCTCTGCAGCAGAAGG TCGAGTCGCTTCCCGCCGAGCCCCTCCCAACCGACGACCCAGCAG GACAACAGGTGATTGAAGAGCAGCGGCGGCGACTGGCTGAGCTGAAGCAGAAAGCGGCAGCTGAGGCACAGTGCCAGTGGGATGCCCTTCACGGGGCAGCACCCTTCCCAGCGGGCCCCTCGGGCTTCCCCCCTCTCATGCACCACTCTATCCTACACCACCTGCCTGCGGGGCGGGAGCGTGGGGAGGAGGGTGAGCACGCCTACGATACGCTGAGTCTGGAGAGCTCTGACAGCATGGAGACCAGCATCTCCACCGGGGGCAACTCCGCCTGCTCCCCTGACAACATGTCCAG cGCGAGTGGTCTGGACATGGGGAAGATCGAGGAGATGGAGAAGATGCTGAAAGAGGCTCACGCAGAGAAGAACCGGCTCATGGAGTCGAGG GAGCGGGAGATGGAGCTGCGGCGGCAGGCCCTGGAGGAGGAGCGGCGGAGGCGTGAGCAGGTAGAACGGAGGCTGCAGAGTGAGAGTGCCCGGAGGCAGCAGCTGGTCGAGAAGGAGGTCAAGATGCGGGAGAAACAATTTTCCCAG GCACGACCCCTGACCCGCTACCTGCCAATCCGGAAGGAGGACTTTGACCTGAAGACACATATTGAGTCATCAGGCCATGGTGTTGATACCTGCCTGCACGTGGTGCTCAGCAGCAAG GTCTGCCGTGGCTACTTGGTCAAGATGGGCGGCAAGATTAAATCATGGAAGAAGCGCTGGTTTGTCTTCGACCGGCTCAAGCGCACCCTTTCCTATTATGTGG ACAAGCATGAGACGAAGCTGAAGGGAGTCATCTATTTCCAGGCCATTGAGGAAGTGTACTACGACCACTTGCGCAGTGCAGCCAAG aaGAGGTTTTTCCGCTTCACTATGGTGACTGAG AGCCCGAACCCAGCCCTCACCTTCTGCGTAAAGACCCATGACCGGCTGTACTACATGGTGGCCCCATCTGCAGAGGCCATGCGTATCTGGATGGATGTCATTGTCACAGGGGCTGAGGGCTACACTCAGTTCATGAACTAA
- the PHLDB1 gene encoding pleckstrin homology-like domain family B member 1 isoform X33 codes for MDAVNRNQTGPGCKTQTVVQKGPLDLIETGKGLKVQTDKPHLVSLGSGRLSTAITLLPLEEGRTVIGSAARDISLQGPGLAPEHCYIENLRGTLTLYPCGNACTIDGLPVRQPTRLTQGCMLCLGQSTFLRFNHPAEAKWMKSMIPTGGRAPGPPYSPVPESESLVNGNHTPQTATRGPSACASHSSLVSSIEKDLQEIMDSLVLEEPGAAGKKPAATSPLSPMANGGRYLLSPPTSPGAMSVGSSYENTSPAFSPLSSPASSGSCASHSPSGQEPGPSVPPLVPARSSSYHLALQPPQSRPSGARSESPRLSRKGGHERPPSPGLRGLLTDSPAATVLAEARRATESPRLGGQLPVVAISLSEYPASGALSQPTSIPGSPKFQPPVPAPRNKIGTLQDRPPSPFREPPGSERVLTTSPSRQLVGRTFSDGLATRTLQPPESPRLGRRGLDSMRELPPLSPSLSRRALSPLPTRTTPDPKLNREVAESPRPRRWAAHGASPEDFSLTLGARGRRTRSPSPTLGESLAPRKGSFSGRLSPAYSLGSLTGASPCQSPCVQRKLSSGDLRVPVTRERKNSITEISDNEDDLLEYHRRQRQERLREQEMERLERQRLETILNLCAEYSRADGGPEAGELPSIGEATAALALAGRRPSRGLAGASGRSSEEPGVATQRLWESMERSDEENLKEECSSTESTQQEHEDAPSTKLQGEVLALEEERAQVLGRVEQLKVRVKELEQQLQESAREAEMERALLQGEREAERALLQKEQKAVDQLQEKLVALETGIQKERDKEAEALETETKLFEDLEFQQLERESRVEEERELAGQGLLRSKAELLRSIAKRKERLAVLDSQAGQIRAQAVQESERLARDKNASLQLLQKEKEKLTVLERRYHSLTGGRPFPKTTSTLKEVYRTKMDGEATSPLPRTRSGPLPSSSGSSSSSSQLSVATLGRSPSPKSALLTQNGTGSLPRNLAATLQDIETKRQLALQQKVESLPAEPLPTDDPAGQQVIEEQRRRLAELKQKAAAEAQCQWDALHGAAPFPAGPSGFPPLMHHSILHHLPAGRERGEEGEHAYDTLSLESSDSMETSISTGGNSACSPDNMSSASGLDMGKIEEMEKMLKEAHAEKNRLMESREREMELRRQALEEERRRREQVERRLQSESARRQQLVEKEVKMREKQFSQARPLTRYLPIRKEDFDLKTHIESSGHGVDTCLHVVLSSKVCRGYLVKMGGKIKSWKKRWFVFDRLKRTLSYYVDKHETKLKGVIYFQAIEEVYYDHLRSAAKSPNPALTFCVKTHDRLYYMVAPSAEAMRIWMDVIVTGAEGYTQFMN; via the exons GGAGGACGGTGATTGGCTCTGCAGCCAGAGACATCTCACTACAGGGCCCAGGCCTGGCTCCAGAGCACTGCTACATCGAGAACCTGCGGGGCACCCTCACCCTCTACCCCTGTGGCAATGCCTGCACTATTGATGGGCTCCCTGTCCGGCAGCCCACCCGGCTCACTCAGG GCTGCATGTTGTGCCTGGGTCAGTCCACCTTCCTTCGCTTTAACCACCCGGCTGAAGCCAAGTGGATGAAAAGCATGATTCCAACAGGGGGCCGAGCCCCTGGGCCCCCCTACAGCCCTGTTCCTG AATCAGAAAGTCTGGTAAATGGGAACCACACCCCACAGACTGCAACACGGGGACCCTCTGCCTGTGCCAGCCACAGTTCCCTGGTGAGCTCTATTGAGAAGGACCTGCAAGAGATCATGGACTCACTGGTGCTAGAGGAGCCTGGAGCTGCTGGCAAGAAGCCTGCCGCAACCTCTCCACTGTCGCCGATGGCTAACGGTGGGCGCTACCTGCTGTCTCCCCCAACCAGCCCCGGCGCCATGTCTGTGGGCTCCAGCTATGAGAACACCTCTCCAGCCTTCTCTCCACTCTCTTCACCAGCCAGCAGTGGAAGCTGTGCCAGTCACTCACCCAGTGGGCAAGAGCCAGGACCTTCTGTGCCCCCGCTGGTACCTGCCCGTTCCTCCAGCTACCATCTGGCCCTACAGCCCCCACAGTCCCGCCCAAGTGGTGCTCGCTCCGAGAGTCCTCGGCTGAGCAGGAAAGGGGGCCATGAGAGGcctcccagccctggcctccGGGGTCTGCTGACAGACAGCCCTGCAGCTACTGTCTTGGCGGAGGCCCGGAGAGCCACTGAGAGCCCCCGGCTGGGTGGGCAGCTGCCTGTGGTGGCCATCAGCCTGAGTGAATACCCAGCTTCTGGTGCTCTCAGTCAACCCACCAGCATTCCTGGCAGCCCCAAGTTTCAGCCTCCAGTCCCTGCTCCCCGAAACAAGATTGGCACACTCCAGGACCGCCCTCCCAGCCCTTTCCGTGAGCCTCCAGGCAGTGAGCGGGTGCTAACAACCAGCCCCTCACGCCAACTGGTGGGCCGAACATTTTCAGATGGGTTAGCCACCCGTACCCTGCAGCCTCCTGAGAGTCCCCGCCTGGGCCGGCGGGGCCTGGACAGTATGCGAGAACTACCCCCCTTAAGTCCGTCTCTGTCCCGGCGAGCTCTCTCCCCCCTGCCCACCCGGACCACCCCAGATCCCAAGCTAAACAGGGAAGTGGCAGAGAGTCCTCGGCCCCGGCGCTGGGCAGCCCATGGGGCTTCACCAGAGGACTTCTCCCTGACGCTGGGGGCACGGGGCCGTAGGACACGGAGCCCCTCACCCACACTGGGTGAGTCTCTGGCACCCCGCAAGGGCAGCTTCAGTGGCAGGCTGAGCCCAGCCTACAGTCTGGGCTCTCTTACTGGGGCTTCACCCTGCCAGAGTCCCTGTGTCCAGAGGAAGCTCTCCAGCGGGGACTTGCGGGTGCCTGTCACAAGGGAGCGGAAAAATAGCATCACAGAGATCAGTGACAATGAGGACGACCTCCTGGAGTACCACCGGCGACAGCGCCAAGAGCGGCTCCGGGAGCAGGAGATGGAGAGGCTG GAACGCCAGCGCCTGGAGACCATCCTGAACCTGTGTGCCGAATACAGCCGGGCTGATGGGGGACCTGAGGCTGGGGAGCTTCCCAGCATTGGGGAGGCCACCGCAGCATTGGCACTGGCAGGCAGGAGGCCCTCACGAGGCCTTGCAGGGGCCTCTGGGCGGAGCAGCGAGGAGCCTGGAGTTGCCACCCAACGCCTATGGGAGAGTATGGAGCGCTCAGATGAGGAAAATCTCAAGGAGGAGTGCAGCAGCACTGAGAGCACCCAGCAGGAG CACGAAGATGCACCTAGCACCAAGCTCCAGGGAGAGGTGCTAGCCTTGGAAGAAGAGCGGGCTCAGGTGCTGGGGCGCGTGGAGCAGCTCAAGGTCCGTGTGAAGGAGCTAGAGCAGCAGCTGCAGGAGTCAGCCCGAGAG GCCGAAATGGAGCGGGCACTgctgcagggagagagggaggcagagcgGGCACTGCTGCAGAAGGAGCAGAAGGCAGTGGATCAGCTGCAGGAGAAGCTGGTGGCCTTGGAGACAGGCATCCAGAAGGAGAGGGACAAG GAGGCAGAGGCCTTGGAGACTGAGACAAAGCTCTTTGAGGACTTGGAGTTCCAGCAGTTGGAGCGGGAGAGCCGCGTGGAGGAGGAGCGCGAGCTGGCCGGCCAGGGGCTGCTCCGGAGCAAGGCTGAGCTGCTCCGCAGCATCGCCAAGAGGAAG GAGCGCCTGGCCGTCCTGGACAGTCAGGCTGGGCAGATCCGGGCTCAGGCCGTGCAGGAGTCAGAACGCCTGGCCCGGGACAAGAATGCCTCCTTACAGCTGCTGCAAAAG GAGAAGGAGAAGCTGACTGTGCTGGAAAGGAGATACCACTCACTCACAGGGGGCAGGCCTTTCCCGAAGACCACATCGACCCTCAAAGAG GTTTACCGCACCAAGATGGATGGCGAGGCCACCAGCCCCCTTCCCCGGACCCGCAGcggccccctcccctcctcctctggctcttcctcctcctcctcccagctcaGCGTGGCTACCCTGGGGCGTAGCCCCTCCCCAAAG AGCGCTCTACTCACCCAGAATGGCACGGGCAGCCTTCCTCGCAACCTGGCAGCCACACTGCAGGACATCGAGACCAAGCGCCAACTAGCTCTGCAGCAGAAGG TCGAGTCGCTTCCCGCCGAGCCCCTCCCAACCGACGACCCAGCAG GACAACAGGTGATTGAAGAGCAGCGGCGGCGACTGGCTGAGCTGAAGCAGAAAGCGGCAGCTGAGGCACAGTGCCAGTGGGATGCCCTTCACGGGGCAGCACCCTTCCCAGCGGGCCCCTCGGGCTTCCCCCCTCTCATGCACCACTCTATCCTACACCACCTGCCTGCGGGGCGGGAGCGTGGGGAGGAGGGTGAGCACGCCTACGATACGCTGAGTCTGGAGAGCTCTGACAGCATGGAGACCAGCATCTCCACCGGGGGCAACTCCGCCTGCTCCCCTGACAACATGTCCAG cGCGAGTGGTCTGGACATGGGGAAGATCGAGGAGATGGAGAAGATGCTGAAAGAGGCTCACGCAGAGAAGAACCGGCTCATGGAGTCGAGG GAGCGGGAGATGGAGCTGCGGCGGCAGGCCCTGGAGGAGGAGCGGCGGAGGCGTGAGCAGGTAGAACGGAGGCTGCAGAGTGAGAGTGCCCGGAGGCAGCAGCTGGTCGAGAAGGAGGTCAAGATGCGGGAGAAACAATTTTCCCAG GCACGACCCCTGACCCGCTACCTGCCAATCCGGAAGGAGGACTTTGACCTGAAGACACATATTGAGTCATCAGGCCATGGTGTTGATACCTGCCTGCACGTGGTGCTCAGCAGCAAG GTCTGCCGTGGCTACTTGGTCAAGATGGGCGGCAAGATTAAATCATGGAAGAAGCGCTGGTTTGTCTTCGACCGGCTCAAGCGCACCCTTTCCTATTATGTGG ACAAGCATGAGACGAAGCTGAAGGGAGTCATCTATTTCCAGGCCATTGAGGAAGTGTACTACGACCACTTGCGCAGTGCAGCCAAG AGCCCGAACCCAGCCCTCACCTTCTGCGTAAAGACCCATGACCGGCTGTACTACATGGTGGCCCCATCTGCAGAGGCCATGCGTATCTGGATGGATGTCATTGTCACAGGGGCTGAGGGCTACACTCAGTTCATGAACTAA